Below is a window of Mycolicibacterium rhodesiae NBB3 DNA.
GCGGATCAGTGAAATAGTTTTCAGGATGCCGCGTTTCGTGGTTTCCACGGCCTCTGGAGAAACTGCCTGGACATCGCTGACCTCGACCAGAACACGCATCTTGCGCAAAGTGCGGTTCATCCGTTTCGATACGCCGACTTCCATGATGGCGTCAACGTACTCGCCGACGATCCGCCATACCTCATCGTCGGACGTCGCTGTCTCCAGCTCCGCGCTGATCATCGCCAACTTCGAGTCGAGATCGTCCGTCAGGCGCTCTGCCGCCTTCTGCGCGACGTGCGCATAGATCAGGCCGAAGATCTCCGTGTTCTCGCGAACTGAGTCCGGGTCAATGGGAAGGACGAAAGCTCCGCGGTGCAGCTCGATCTCGATCCGGCCCTCATTCTCGAGTATCGCCAGTGCCTCACGGACCGGTACGCGGCTCACACCGAGCAGGTCGGCGGTCTCTTCTTGGTTGATCCTGTCGCCGGCAACCAACCGACCCGCCATGATTTCGTCTCGCAGGTAGGCCGCAACCTGTTCTCCGCTGCTGCGTCTCTTCAACCTGCTATCCGACGAAGCGCTCACGGGTCGCGACTCCTTTCCGATGTCGCGACAATACAGTTCAACGTCACCGGTGATCGCGGAGCGCGCCAAAGCGCGGCTGAGCGAGACCGACCCTGACGAGCTGATGAATCACCGCGGTGGGTGTGAACCGCCCGACCGTCCGGAAAATCCTGGCGTCGATGCCAGCGCCGCGGTGTGCGATCGGTACGCGATCTCGTTCCAGTGTCCTGGCGAGCGATCGCGCGAAGCGGACTGGCGGATTCGCCATCTTCACCGCTATGCGGCCACGTCGTTCCATCTTGAGGTGCATCAACCCGTATGGACCGTCGACGTGCTGGAAGACGGGTGTTTCGTCGCCGGTGATCTCGGTGTCATACGTTCCGGCCATCAATATGGTCACGCCGAGGCCGAACGGTGCCACCTCCCCCGCAAGTGACTCGGCCCACCGTTCCGCGCCGGCCTTCGTCGCCGAGTAGATGGAGGCCAGCGGCATTCCGCGCACCGCCACCGTGCTCGACACCACCACGATGCGGCCGTGTCCGGCAGCGCGCATCGCGGGCAGAATCGCATTGGTCAGTGCAGCGGGACCGAAGAGATTGGTCGCGAACAACCGAGTCCACTCGGAGGAAGGAGTCTCTTCGACAAAGCCCGCGCTCGCCACGGCCGCGTTGTGGACCAGGGCGTCGGGGGCGCCGACCATCTCAAGGATGCTGGTGGCGGCAGCTGAAATCGATTCGGGATCAACGAGATCGAGGTGTACTCCGAGGAGACGGGGATCGTCGCGGCGCACACCTGTCAACTCACGGATCCGATCGAGCCCGTGATCGACCGATCGCATCGCCCCCACGACGCGCCAGCCTCGACGATAGAGCTCAGCGGCAGAAGCAAGACCAAGACCGCGCGAGGCGCCGGTGATCACTACGGTGCGAACATCGGACATCAAATGCTCGCTGTCGCCTCGGCGGATGTGAGGATGGAGTTCGCAGCAGACGAATCCCAGTATTTTGCAATGGTTTTCGCTTGTAGGATGCCCGTGAATTGGCACAAGGTGATCATGGGTGAAGCTCCTACTTGAAGAACGGGCCCGGTTTGCCCGCTTTCTCGAGGTGGCCGTATGGGTCATAGACCTTCACGTTCGGATACGGGTTCTGGTCATAGGCCGGCCGCGAAAGACCGGCTTCGCGCAGGCCCGCCAACACGGCAAGGGGCGTCGCGAAGGACAAGAGGCCGACGGTGACCGAGATCAACAGCTGGCGAGTCAGCGTCACCTTCGGCCGGCCGGCTCGCGCGGGAAGCCACCGTGCGATGCGATTGATCAGCACCAAATCACCGTGCTCGTCGCGGACACACATGACGGCGACCATGCCGAAGATGATCGAGTCGTAAATGGCCATGATCAGTGGGAAATGGATGTGGCCGACTTGAAGCACGGGCCCTACGGCTTCGGTGTAGAAGAAGATGCCCGCCCGCATCCACGTGAACTGGATGAGGCCGTTGATCGGGATCGCGACAATGGTCGCGCCGATGAAGACCGCGACCAGTCGATGACGGACGAACCAACTCGAACGCCGCATCAATGGGTCGACAAGCCGGTCATGTAATTGGAGGAATCCCAGCCCGTTGAGCAGGTAGTACGCGGCGTATCCACCCAGGAACGCCAGCGCGGGCTCGAGGTTGGGCGAGATGTTGACGTACGGCCACGACAGTGGGAAGTGCAGCATCCGCGGATCGAAGATCGCAAAGGTCGCCCAGTTGGCGAGCGGGTCCAGCGCACCGGTGATGAGTCCCGCGAAGGCGATGATGACTGCCCAGTGAACCTTTCGCTGACGCCACGACAGCCAGCTCAGCGCCGCGATCAGCCCGATCGCCATCGGTATCGAGCTGATGGCGACGGCGAGAGGCCAGTTGTCGAACCCGAGAAACGGCGGGTACGGCGCCGGCCCGGGGTTGGGGTTGGTCCGTTCAGGGTCACCGTGCAGCCCCGACTGGATGGTCGCTACGGTGACCACCGCGAAGACCAGGTAGGCGATGCCAAACAGTCCCCACCCGATCCGCGCCGGCCACGGCGAATGGGTGCGGTCCCCGGTGCTTGAATCCGCAGTCGAGTCAATGGTATTCGTCATCTCACACCCTCACCGGAAGGGACGCCCAACCCCTGACGCTTGTTGTGTGAGCGCGCTTCGCGCGGGTGTAATCCACTTCCCAGTCAGGCCATCGTGTGAGCACCTCTTCCAGTGCGACCTTTGCTTGCACCCTTGCCAGGGCGGCGCCTAGACAGAAGTGAATGCCGTGCCCGAACGACAGGTGTGCGCCTCTGCGGTGGATGTCGAACGTGTCCGCATCGGGGAACTGGCGCTCGTCGCGGTTCGCCGAACCGTTGAGCAACAGCATCACCGACCCTTCAGGGACTGTCTGTCCGTAGTGCTCGACGTCGCGAGCGACATACCGCGCTTGCACCGGTGACGGCGCTTCGAACCGGAGCACCTCCTCGACGGCGTTGGGAATCAGGGAGAAATCGGCTGCCAGCGCGCGTCGCTGATCGGGATGGTCCGAGAGCAACTGACCGGCGAATCCGATCAACCGCGTCGTGGTTTCGTTGCCGGCACCGACGACAGTGCTTGTATAGGTCAGAACCTCGCCGCGGGTGAGCCGCCGGCGGGTGCCATCCGGCTCCTCGAGCTCCGCGTTGACGAGGTCGGTCATCAGATCGTCGGAGGGATGGTCGTAGCGCCAGTCGATGAACTCCTCCAGCATCGACCCCGAATTGGTCAGCATGTCGGCTGCGACATCCCCAGGACCGTCTTCGGATAGTTCGAGCAACTTGTCGCTTTTCTGCCGTATGGCGACCTGTTTGTCCTCGGGTATGCCCAGCAGGTATCCGATGGTTCGCATCGGCATCCACGCACCAAGA
It encodes the following:
- a CDS encoding GntR family transcriptional regulator encodes the protein MSASSDSRLKRRSSGEQVAAYLRDEIMAGRLVAGDRINQEETADLLGVSRVPVREALAILENEGRIEIELHRGAFVLPIDPDSVRENTEIFGLIYAHVAQKAAERLTDDLDSKLAMISAELETATSDDEVWRIVGEYVDAIMEVGVSKRMNRTLRKMRVLVEVSDVQAVSPEAVETTKRGILKTISLIRAGDGKRASENQIETQRVAAEHLVAALRSRQG
- a CDS encoding SDR family NAD(P)-dependent oxidoreductase → MSDVRTVVITGASRGLGLASAAELYRRGWRVVGAMRSVDHGLDRIRELTGVRRDDPRLLGVHLDLVDPESISAAATSILEMVGAPDALVHNAAVASAGFVEETPSSEWTRLFATNLFGPAALTNAILPAMRAAGHGRIVVVSSTVAVRGMPLASIYSATKAGAERWAESLAGEVAPFGLGVTILMAGTYDTEITGDETPVFQHVDGPYGLMHLKMERRGRIAVKMANPPVRFARSLARTLERDRVPIAHRGAGIDARIFRTVGRFTPTAVIHQLVRVGLAQPRFGALRDHR
- a CDS encoding cytochrome P450: MTYRVKVDPYYDPFDFEIDDDPYPVWKQLRDEAPLYHNEKYGFYALSRHSDVARELVNWQDYRSGRGTVIEVLLNRIEVPPGIILFEDPPIHDLHRRLLSGVFTPRRMAAIEPLAREFCRRSLEPLADADRFDFIADLGAWMPMRTIGYLLGIPEDKQVAIRQKSDKLLELSEDGPGDVAADMLTNSGSMLEEFIDWRYDHPSDDLMTDLVNAELEEPDGTRRRLTRGEVLTYTSTVVGAGNETTTRLIGFAGQLLSDHPDQRRALAADFSLIPNAVEEVLRFEAPSPVQARYVARDVEHYGQTVPEGSVMLLLNGSANRDERQFPDADTFDIHRRGAHLSFGHGIHFCLGAALARVQAKVALEEVLTRWPDWEVDYTRAKRAHTTSVRGWASLPVRV